The Halorhabdus sp. BNX81 genome includes a region encoding these proteins:
- a CDS encoding iron ABC transporter permease produces MTEPALAAHRESTARRLGFLGVSVGLLVIASLAGLAIGSVSLPLVDVCSALVGGESDLARSIVWNVRVPRVLTAIVAGGGLAIAGAAMQTVLRNPLGAPYTLGISQAAAFGAAASIVLIGIGADGLSELGSLGPYLTTIAAFLAAIVSTAVILLLVTYRRATPETMILTGVALGSLFTAGMTTIQYFASDTEVATIVYWTFGDVGRASWPQVGLMAAVVVPGFAYFLRNAWNYDVLDAGTETATSLGVDVESVRIRGMALASVVTATIISFVGIIGFVGLVAPHLVRMVIGGNERYLLGASALVGATLLVVADTVARTIVAPVVLPVSILTSFLGAPLFIYLVIEGRDYW; encoded by the coding sequence GTGACTGAACCAGCCCTGGCGGCCCACCGCGAATCGACCGCCCGGCGACTCGGGTTTCTCGGTGTCTCAGTGGGGTTGCTGGTGATCGCGTCACTTGCCGGACTCGCGATCGGCTCAGTCTCGCTCCCACTCGTGGACGTCTGCAGTGCCCTGGTTGGCGGTGAGAGCGATCTCGCGCGTTCGATCGTCTGGAACGTCCGAGTGCCCCGCGTGCTCACGGCGATCGTCGCCGGCGGCGGGCTGGCGATCGCGGGCGCGGCGATGCAAACCGTCCTCCGGAACCCGCTGGGTGCGCCGTACACGCTGGGAATCTCCCAGGCTGCGGCCTTCGGCGCGGCCGCCTCGATCGTCCTGATCGGGATCGGCGCGGATGGCCTCTCCGAACTCGGCTCTTTGGGGCCCTATCTGACGACGATCGCGGCCTTTCTCGCGGCGATAGTCTCGACCGCCGTCATCCTCCTGTTGGTGACCTACCGCCGGGCGACCCCCGAGACGATGATCCTGACCGGCGTCGCGCTCGGGTCGCTGTTCACCGCCGGGATGACGACGATCCAGTACTTCGCCAGCGACACCGAAGTGGCGACGATCGTCTACTGGACCTTCGGCGACGTGGGCCGGGCGAGCTGGCCCCAGGTCGGGCTGATGGCCGCCGTCGTCGTGCCCGGGTTCGCCTATTTCCTCCGCAACGCCTGGAACTACGACGTTCTCGACGCCGGGACCGAAACCGCGACCAGCCTTGGCGTCGACGTCGAATCGGTGCGGATCCGCGGGATGGCGCTGGCCTCGGTCGTGACCGCAACCATCATTTCCTTCGTCGGTATCATCGGGTTCGTCGGGTTGGTCGCCCCGCACCTCGTCCGAATGGTGATCGGCGGCAACGAGCGATATCTGCTCGGGGCCTCGGCGCTGGTCGGCGCGACGCTGCTGGTCGTCGCCGACACCGTTGCCCGAACGATCGTCGCGCCGGTCGTCCTGCCAGTGTCGATCTTGACCTCGTTTCTGGGCGCGCCCCTGTTCATTTACCTCGTGATCGAGGGGAGGGACTACTGGTGA
- a CDS encoding ABC transporter ATP-binding protein, producing the protein MTLTIADLRFSYDAEPVLSAVDLSVESGELLGLLGPNGSGKSTLLQCLNGILEPDAGTVRIDGDPVAKLTSDERARRCSYVPQAESGAFPATVFETVMQGRRPHGGWSPSARDREATAGVLDRLDIGDLADRQVSELSGGQRQKVRLGRALVGDPSVTLLDEPTSALDLRHQLEVMDLVVEHIRASEVAGIVAIHDLNLAARYCDRIALLADGEIHAVGPPEVLTPETIRTVYGVEASVRGHRDRQLIVPEAPAEKTHTAEQSARQRQPASTDD; encoded by the coding sequence GTGACACTCACGATCGCAGACCTACGGTTCAGCTACGACGCCGAGCCGGTCCTCTCGGCCGTTGATCTCTCGGTCGAGTCGGGTGAACTGCTCGGACTGCTTGGCCCCAACGGTTCGGGCAAGAGCACGCTGTTGCAGTGTCTCAACGGCATTCTGGAGCCGGACGCGGGAACGGTACGGATCGACGGCGATCCAGTGGCGAAACTGACCAGCGACGAGCGCGCCCGGCGGTGCAGTTACGTCCCGCAGGCCGAGTCCGGCGCGTTCCCGGCGACCGTCTTCGAGACCGTGATGCAGGGCCGACGACCCCACGGTGGGTGGTCGCCGAGCGCACGCGACCGAGAGGCAACGGCGGGCGTCCTCGATCGGCTCGACATCGGTGATCTCGCCGATCGCCAGGTCAGCGAACTCAGCGGTGGCCAGCGCCAGAAAGTCCGTCTCGGGCGGGCACTGGTCGGCGATCCGTCGGTCACGCTGCTGGACGAGCCGACGAGTGCGCTGGACCTCCGCCACCAGTTAGAGGTGATGGACCTCGTCGTCGAGCACATTCGAGCCAGCGAAGTGGCCGGCATCGTCGCGATTCACGACCTCAACCTCGCCGCCCGGTACTGCGACCGGATCGCGCTGCTCGCAGACGGCGAGATCCATGCCGTCGGGCCACCCGAAGTCCTGACACCCGAGACGATCCGGACGGTCTACGGCGTCGAGGCGTCCGTCCGCGGGCACCGCGACCGGCAATTGATCGTGCCCGAAGCGCCGGCCGAGAAAACCCACACTGCGGAACAGTCTGCCCGACAGCGCCAGCCAGCATCGACCGACGACTGA
- the tsaA gene encoding tRNA (N6-threonylcarbamoyladenosine(37)-N6)-methyltransferase TrmO — translation MTYEVTQIGTVRNDFETPVGPEEMAAHESTIVIDEDYAEGLYRIADNDYVTVLWYLHESGEPSLRGPRRYGTERGIFACRSPNRPSPIGTTTVELLEREGRELRVHGLDAIDGTPVLDIKPYAPNFDRPDRTDDRRENHGGRIEGPSADRDGRAREVGGDEQ, via the coding sequence ATGACATACGAAGTGACACAGATCGGCACGGTACGCAACGATTTCGAGACACCTGTCGGTCCCGAGGAGATGGCCGCTCACGAGAGTACGATCGTCATCGACGAAGACTACGCCGAGGGGCTGTACCGCATCGCGGACAACGACTACGTCACCGTGCTGTGGTACCTCCACGAATCCGGGGAGCCGAGCCTTCGGGGGCCGCGACGCTACGGAACCGAACGCGGGATCTTCGCCTGCCGGAGTCCGAATCGCCCGAGCCCGATCGGGACGACGACGGTCGAGTTGCTGGAACGCGAGGGTCGGGAATTGCGGGTTCACGGACTCGACGCCATCGACGGGACGCCGGTGCTCGATATCAAGCCATACGCGCCCAACTTCGATCGGCCCGACCGTACGGACGACCGCCGCGAGAATCACGGTGGCCGAATCGAGGGTCCCAGCGCCGACCGTGATGGACGGGCGCGGGAGGTCGGCGGAGACGAACAGTGA
- a CDS encoding NifB/NifX family molybdenum-iron cluster-binding protein → MPITDGDGLDASVSQHFGRAPAFAVYDPDAETVDVVDNDSHHHGGNRSPPSVVAETGAETLICGNLGGKAAERFDALGIDVYCDADGTVRDAIEALRDGELTPVGPDDDDGCDHEGGGHHDEDGGHGHGGGGHSHSDGDHGHDGDDHHDV, encoded by the coding sequence ATGCCGATCACCGACGGTGACGGTCTCGACGCATCAGTATCCCAGCACTTCGGTCGCGCACCCGCCTTCGCGGTGTACGACCCCGACGCGGAGACAGTCGACGTCGTCGACAACGACAGCCACCACCACGGCGGCAACCGTTCCCCGCCGAGCGTCGTCGCCGAGACGGGCGCGGAGACGCTAATCTGTGGCAATCTCGGCGGGAAGGCCGCCGAGCGCTTCGACGCGTTGGGGATCGACGTCTACTGTGACGCCGACGGAACGGTCCGGGACGCCATCGAGGCACTCCGGGACGGCGAGTTGACACCGGTCGGGCCGGACGACGACGACGGATGTGACCACGAAGGCGGTGGCCATCACGACGAGGACGGTGGGCACGGACACGGCGGTGGCGGTCACAGCCACAGCGACGGCGATCACGGCCACGACGGAGACGACCACCACGACGTATGA
- a CDS encoding MBL fold metallo-hydrolase, producing MTTVTILADNRVSGSRPKGIRAEWGFSAAVGDRLFDAGQSGIAAANARKLGVGPFETAVLSHGHYDHTKGLPAFVEELKDIYVHPDAFEAKYHGEESIGLPYTREWLETHAEITTHTDPIEVADGIVALGEIPREYPDSRTGERVDEGGQRVEDPVRDDQALAVESEDGISLVLGCCHAGLRNTIAHAEAVLEDPVRTVVGGTHLRSPDPETIEAIVEWLDGRIERIAPTHCTGHVAERALEDAFGEDYRRIGVGSQIEL from the coding sequence ATGACCACCGTCACGATACTGGCGGACAACAGAGTCAGCGGCTCGCGGCCGAAGGGGATCCGCGCCGAGTGGGGGTTCTCGGCGGCGGTCGGCGACCGTCTGTTCGATGCCGGACAGTCGGGAATCGCCGCCGCAAACGCCCGCAAGCTCGGTGTCGGCCCCTTCGAGACGGCGGTACTGAGCCACGGCCACTACGATCACACGAAGGGACTGCCGGCGTTCGTCGAAGAACTCAAGGATATCTACGTCCACCCCGACGCCTTCGAGGCGAAATACCATGGCGAGGAGTCGATCGGGCTCCCCTACACCCGCGAATGGCTCGAAACCCACGCCGAGATCACCACCCACACAGACCCAATTGAAGTGGCGGACGGAATCGTCGCACTCGGGGAGATCCCGCGGGAGTACCCCGATAGTAGAACGGGAGAACGAGTCGACGAGGGCGGCCAGCGCGTCGAGGACCCGGTCCGGGACGACCAGGCGCTGGCGGTCGAGAGTGAAGACGGCATCAGTCTCGTCCTCGGCTGCTGTCACGCTGGCCTCCGGAACACGATCGCCCATGCCGAGGCTGTGCTTGAGGACCCTGTCCGGACGGTCGTCGGTGGGACTCATCTCCGGTCGCCCGACCCCGAGACGATCGAAGCTATCGTGGAGTGGCTCGACGGTCGGATCGAGCGGATCGCGCCGACGCACTGTACTGGTCACGTGGCCGAGCGAGCACTCGAAGACGCCTTCGGCGAGGACTACCGTCGCATCGGCGTCGGCTCACAAATCGAACTGTAA
- a CDS encoding helix-turn-helix domain-containing protein, which yields MAQTFQEIVVTEATADRALERIFGLNTSEQAVYRALLAAAEPLSAEALAAELDCALATAYRYLETLEEHKLITEVTTWAGTQQPAVYEAVGPDRVAERMEDCLERAYQRFSAEIDSVVLDAEDCPPLDFPTV from the coding sequence ATGGCACAGACATTCCAGGAGATCGTGGTCACCGAGGCGACTGCGGATCGGGCGCTCGAACGCATCTTCGGGCTGAACACATCCGAACAGGCCGTCTATCGGGCGTTGCTCGCAGCGGCGGAGCCACTGAGTGCCGAAGCACTCGCTGCGGAACTGGACTGTGCGCTCGCGACTGCCTACCGGTATCTCGAGACGCTGGAGGAACACAAACTCATCACTGAGGTCACAACCTGGGCAGGCACCCAGCAACCGGCTGTCTACGAGGCCGTCGGTCCTGATCGAGTGGCAGAGCGCATGGAGGACTGTCTCGAGCGCGCCTATCAACGGTTCTCGGCGGAAATCGACTCTGTTGTCCTGGATGCTGAAGACTGTCCGCCCCTGGACTTCCCCACCGTCTGA
- a CDS encoding helix-turn-helix domain-containing protein, with protein MIEHTEDSLYEQQADLCTVFSNAKRLKLLDLLKDDSERTVTELQEATGIPQSTVSRHLKLMRDQGVVTKRNDGVHSYYTLSDERVATSMELMRDVLIDRLEHDDQLAVPE; from the coding sequence ATGATCGAGCACACGGAAGATTCGCTGTACGAGCAGCAAGCGGATCTCTGTACGGTATTCTCTAACGCGAAGCGACTCAAACTGCTCGATCTGCTCAAGGACGACAGCGAACGAACAGTCACCGAACTCCAAGAGGCGACCGGGATCCCACAATCAACCGTCTCACGGCATCTAAAGTTGATGCGCGATCAGGGAGTGGTGACAAAGCGCAACGACGGCGTCCACAGCTACTACACGCTGAGCGACGAGCGAGTCGCGACGAGCATGGAACTGATGCGCGACGTACTGATCGACCGACTCGAACACGACGACCAGCTCGCAGTCCCCGAGTAA